The following are encoded in a window of Lacinutrix sp. WUR7 genomic DNA:
- a CDS encoding sodium:solute symporter family protein, which translates to MSVQFWTWLLVGITFALYFGIAIWARAGSTKEFYVAGGGVSPLANGMATAADWMSAASFISMAGIISFSGYDGSVYLMGWTGGYVLLALLLAPYLRKFGKFTVPDFIGDRYYSNTARTVAVICALIVSFTYVAGQMRGVGIVFSQFLQVDINLGVLIGMTVVLTFALLGGMKGITYTQVAQYCVLIFAFMVPAFFISMQMTGNIIPQIGMGGKVEGGAFLLDKLDLLHTELGFNEYTSGTKSTWDVFAITLALMTGTAGLPHVIVRFFTVPKVKDARKSAGYALFLIAILYTTAPAIAVFSRTNLIETVSNKEYKEIPVWFKNWEDTGLIAWADKNGDGKIQYVAGSALSSKKPVYTDARGAHGERMVSNASDAENELYVDRDIMVLANPEIANLPNWVIALVAAGGLAAALSTAAGLLLVISTSISHDLIKKQLKPDISDKNELTAARISIFVAILIAGYFGINPPGFVAAVVALAFGLAAASFFPAIILGIFDKRMNSQGAISGMIVGIVLMMFYMMKFKLNMFGGGTSEDWWFGTSPEGFGTIAMLVNVVISLVVSRMTPAPPQNVQDMVESIRIPSGAGEASDH; encoded by the coding sequence ATGAGTGTACAATTTTGGACATGGTTATTAGTAGGGATTACTTTTGCCTTATATTTTGGAATAGCAATCTGGGCAAGAGCAGGCTCAACAAAAGAATTTTATGTTGCTGGTGGAGGCGTTTCTCCTTTAGCAAATGGTATGGCTACCGCAGCCGATTGGATGAGTGCCGCCTCCTTTATAAGTATGGCAGGAATTATCTCCTTTTCAGGATATGATGGCTCTGTGTATTTGATGGGATGGACTGGTGGATACGTGCTACTTGCATTATTATTAGCGCCTTACTTACGTAAATTTGGTAAGTTCACCGTTCCCGATTTTATTGGAGATCGATATTATTCAAACACCGCTAGAACCGTAGCAGTAATTTGCGCATTAATTGTATCATTTACGTATGTTGCAGGTCAGATGCGTGGTGTAGGTATTGTGTTTTCTCAATTCTTACAAGTAGATATTAATTTAGGAGTACTTATTGGAATGACCGTAGTACTAACATTTGCTCTTTTAGGAGGAATGAAAGGAATTACATACACGCAAGTAGCACAATATTGTGTCTTAATCTTTGCTTTTATGGTTCCTGCATTTTTCATCTCGATGCAAATGACAGGAAATATCATTCCGCAAATAGGAATGGGAGGAAAAGTAGAAGGTGGCGCTTTTCTGCTAGATAAACTAGATTTATTACATACAGAACTCGGCTTTAACGAATACACAAGCGGAACAAAATCTACATGGGATGTATTTGCAATTACTTTAGCATTAATGACAGGAACAGCTGGATTACCTCACGTAATTGTGCGTTTCTTTACAGTGCCTAAAGTGAAAGATGCACGTAAATCTGCAGGTTATGCGTTATTCTTAATCGCAATTTTATATACAACAGCACCTGCAATTGCCGTTTTCTCAAGAACAAATCTAATAGAAACGGTAAGTAATAAAGAATACAAAGAAATTCCTGTATGGTTTAAAAACTGGGAAGACACTGGATTAATTGCTTGGGCAGATAAAAATGGCGATGGGAAAATACAATACGTAGCGGGAAGCGCTTTATCCAGCAAAAAACCAGTGTATACAGATGCAAGAGGAGCTCATGGAGAACGTATGGTATCTAACGCAAGTGATGCTGAAAATGAATTGTATGTAGATAGAGATATCATGGTATTAGCAAATCCAGAAATTGCTAATTTACCAAATTGGGTAATTGCATTAGTAGCAGCCGGTGGACTTGCAGCAGCATTATCTACAGCAGCAGGATTGCTTTTAGTAATCTCTACATCTATTTCTCACGATTTAATTAAAAAACAATTAAAGCCAGATATTTCAGATAAAAATGAATTAACAGCAGCAAGAATTTCCATTTTTGTAGCAATTTTAATTGCAGGTTACTTCGGAATTAATCCTCCAGGATTTGTGGCAGCAGTCGTCGCACTCGCCTTTGGTCTCGCCGCAGCCTCCTTTTTTCCGGCCATTATTTTAGGAATTTTTGATAAACGAATGAATAGCCAAGGTGCCATTTCAGGTATGATTGTAGGTATCGTTTTAATGATGTTCTATATGATGAAATTTAAACTGAACATGTTTGGTGGTGGAACAAGTGAAGATTGGTGGTTTGGTACTTCTCCTGAAGGATTTGGTACCATTGCAATGCTAGTAAACGTTGTAATTTCATTAGTCGTTTCACGTATGACACCAGCACCACCTCAAAATGTACAAGACATGGTGGAAAGTATTAGAATACCTTCTGGAGCAGGTGAAGCTTCAGACCATTAA
- a CDS encoding DUF4212 domain-containing protein, translating into MSDKQDNATAYWKENIKYLAILLVIWFVVSFGCGILFREELDTIRLGGFKLGFWFAQQGSIYVFVILIFVYVRLMNKLDKKYGYDE; encoded by the coding sequence ATGAGTGATAAACAAGACAACGCTACCGCGTACTGGAAAGAAAACATCAAGTATTTAGCAATATTACTTGTGATATGGTTTGTTGTGTCCTTTGGATGCGGCATATTATTTAGAGAAGAATTAGATACCATTAGACTTGGCGGATTTAAACTAGGATTCTGGTTTGCCCAACAAGGTTCTATATATGTATTCGTGATTTTAATATTCGTTTACGTAAGACTAATGAATAAACTAGATAAAAAATACGGTTACGACGAGTAA
- a CDS encoding helix-turn-helix domain-containing protein has translation MTVDLCPNCGSDHYIKSGIVNDRQRYKCKKCNYFFSVNKIGKKIDDYYVNKSLQLYLEGLTYREIERILGISHVSIMNWVKKYNIKRPHNANYHPTYKILNASELGVYFSNSENIKGAGVVVTELGDKFMLIKWERFKS, from the coding sequence ATGACAGTAGATTTATGTCCTAATTGCGGATCAGACCATTACATTAAAAGCGGAATTGTTAACGATAGACAGCGTTATAAGTGTAAAAAGTGCAATTATTTTTTCTCTGTGAATAAGATAGGAAAGAAGATAGATGACTACTACGTTAATAAATCGCTTCAATTGTATTTAGAAGGGTTAACCTATCGTGAAATCGAACGTATTTTAGGAATCTCTCATGTTAGTATCATGAATTGGGTGAAAAAGTACAATATTAAACGTCCGCATAATGCTAATTACCATCCAACATATAAAATTTTAAATGCTTCAGAATTAGGTGTTTATTTTAGTAATTCTGAAAATATAAAAGGAGCAGGTGTTGTAGTTACTGAGTTGGGAGATAAATTTATGCTTATTAAATGGGAACGATTTAAAAGTTAG
- a CDS encoding DUF779 domain-containing protein, translated as MERIAITDAATKVLEQLKAKHGDLIFHQSGGCCDGSAPMVFEKGDMYLDESDILLGTLNGVNFYMNQDQFEYWKHTHLTVDVTEGRGASFSLEIPLGLRFLIHSRLLTQEEEAFFNS; from the coding sequence ATGGAAAGAATAGCAATTACAGATGCAGCAACAAAAGTTTTAGAACAGTTAAAAGCCAAACATGGTGACTTGATTTTTCATCAAAGTGGAGGCTGTTGTGATGGATCTGCACCAATGGTTTTCGAAAAAGGAGATATGTACTTGGACGAAAGTGATATCTTATTAGGAACTTTAAATGGAGTGAATTTCTATATGAACCAAGACCAATTCGAATATTGGAAGCACACACATTTAACGGTAGATGTAACGGAAGGTCGTGGTGCTAGTTTTTCTTTAGAAATTCCACTAGGACTTCGTTTTTTAATCCACTCCCGTTTATTAACCCAAGAGGAAGAAGCTTTTTTTAATAGCTGA
- a CDS encoding aldehyde dehydrogenase family protein, protein MSYSKPKFKEKYGNFINGKFVEPIGGQYFENTSPIDNSFIAKYPRSQKEDVEMALDAANAAKEAWGNTSATERATLLNKVADIIEANLEEFALIETCDNGKPIRETLNADVPLAVDHWRYFAACIRSEEGSATELDQNTLSMNIKEPLGVIGQIIPWNFPLLMLSWKLPPALVTGNCVVLKPAEQTPSSATFLMEKIADVFPPGVVNIVHGFGPEAGKPLASSAKVDKVAFTGETTTGQLIMQYASKNLNPVTMELGGKSPNVFFNSVMDHDDAFLDKAIEGAVLFAFNQGEVCTAPSRILVQEDIYDAFMKRVVERTNAIIQDNPYDVNTMVGAQASKDQHEKIKSYIEIGKEEGAKVLSGGAANELSGNLANGFYIKPTILEGHNKMRVFQEEIFGPVVCVTKFKDEAEAIEIANDTLYGLGAGVWTRDAHQLYQIPRAIKAGRVWVNCYHAYPAHAPFGGYKKSGFGRENHVMMLNYYRQTKNMLISYDKNKLGFF, encoded by the coding sequence ATGAGTTATTCTAAACCGAAATTTAAAGAAAAATATGGCAATTTTATAAACGGAAAATTTGTAGAACCCATAGGTGGTCAGTATTTTGAGAATACGTCACCAATCGATAATTCCTTTATAGCAAAATATCCTCGTTCTCAAAAAGAGGATGTAGAAATGGCTCTAGATGCAGCGAATGCAGCAAAGGAAGCTTGGGGAAATACTTCGGCAACAGAAAGAGCAACCTTATTAAATAAAGTAGCAGATATTATTGAGGCAAATCTAGAAGAGTTTGCGCTTATTGAAACTTGTGATAACGGAAAACCTATTCGCGAAACGCTAAATGCAGATGTTCCTTTAGCAGTAGATCATTGGCGTTATTTTGCAGCTTGTATCCGTTCGGAAGAAGGAAGCGCAACCGAGTTAGATCAAAATACTTTGTCCATGAATATTAAAGAGCCTCTAGGTGTTATCGGACAAATTATTCCATGGAATTTTCCTCTGTTAATGCTGTCCTGGAAATTACCTCCAGCTTTGGTAACAGGAAACTGTGTGGTTTTAAAACCTGCAGAACAAACACCGTCTTCAGCGACTTTCTTAATGGAAAAAATTGCAGACGTATTTCCTCCGGGAGTTGTAAATATTGTACACGGTTTTGGTCCGGAAGCAGGAAAACCATTGGCGTCTAGCGCTAAAGTAGATAAAGTAGCGTTTACAGGAGAAACAACAACAGGACAATTAATCATGCAGTATGCGTCCAAAAACCTAAATCCGGTGACTATGGAATTAGGAGGGAAGTCTCCAAATGTGTTTTTTAATTCGGTGATGGATCATGACGATGCGTTTTTAGATAAAGCGATTGAAGGTGCTGTTTTATTCGCTTTTAATCAAGGGGAAGTATGTACAGCGCCTTCTAGAATTTTAGTGCAAGAAGATATTTATGATGCATTTATGAAGCGTGTTGTGGAAAGAACAAATGCTATCATTCAAGATAATCCGTATGATGTGAATACTATGGTTGGTGCACAAGCATCCAAAGACCAACACGAGAAAATAAAATCCTATATCGAAATAGGAAAAGAAGAAGGTGCAAAAGTATTATCTGGAGGTGCTGCAAATGAACTTAGTGGGAATTTAGCAAACGGTTTCTATATCAAACCAACGATATTAGAAGGGCATAACAAAATGCGGGTTTTTCAAGAAGAGATTTTTGGACCTGTAGTTTGTGTGACTAAATTTAAAGATGAAGCGGAAGCTATCGAGATTGCTAATGATACGCTTTACGGATTAGGAGCAGGAGTTTGGACGCGGGATGCACATCAATTATATCAGATTCCAAGAGCAATAAAAGCCGGTCGTGTTTGGGTAAATTGTTATCATGCATATCCTGCGCATGCGCCATTTGGAGGGTATAAAAAGTCTGGATTTGGTAGAGAAAACCATGTGATGATGCTTAATTATTATCGTCAAACCAAAAACATGTTAATCTCATATGATAAAAACAAATTAGGTTTCTTTTAA
- a CDS encoding AraC family transcriptional regulator yields MESLLHQHRNHRKLTTLVENRTTYSADYAELNIFETHAFAEKISLTFNFPIIASMLTGKKIMHIDGFEPFDFFPGESVVMPTNKEMVIDFPVATKENPTQCLALGIDAFKIDEVVEKFNQQVAIENENNTWDLDETSSHLINNTDVNHLIERLTYTFTNNNKSKDVLLDLMIQELIVRLLQTKAKSLIINDPHQVFNDTRIGTVIKFIKENLTNKDMSVDVLAKKAYMSASHFHRQFKNTLGISPIDYINSEKIKFSKKLIKESSDFRMSEIAFKSGFNNTSYFNRQFKKMELMTPQQFKASINKA; encoded by the coding sequence ATGGAATCGTTATTACATCAACATAGAAACCACAGAAAACTCACCACTCTGGTAGAGAATAGAACCACCTATAGTGCAGATTATGCAGAGCTCAATATTTTTGAAACACACGCTTTCGCGGAAAAAATATCCCTAACATTTAACTTTCCTATTATTGCAAGTATGCTTACTGGAAAGAAAATCATGCATATTGACGGTTTTGAACCTTTTGATTTTTTCCCTGGTGAATCTGTAGTCATGCCAACTAATAAGGAAATGGTTATTGATTTTCCAGTGGCAACAAAAGAGAATCCGACGCAATGTTTAGCCTTAGGCATTGATGCTTTTAAAATTGATGAGGTTGTTGAAAAATTCAATCAGCAAGTAGCTATTGAAAATGAAAATAACACTTGGGATTTAGACGAAACCTCTTCACATTTAATAAACAATACCGATGTCAATCATCTAATAGAACGATTAACGTATACGTTTACCAACAATAATAAATCGAAGGATGTATTATTAGATTTAATGATTCAGGAGTTAATTGTTAGGCTGTTGCAAACAAAAGCTAAATCCTTAATAATAAATGATCCGCATCAAGTTTTTAATGATACTAGAATAGGAACGGTTATTAAGTTTATTAAAGAAAATTTAACCAATAAAGACATGTCTGTAGACGTGTTGGCTAAGAAAGCATATATGAGTGCTTCTCACTTTCACAGGCAGTTTAAAAACACATTAGGAATCTCTCCTATTGATTATATAAATTCGGAAAAAATTAAATTTTCAAAAAAACTGATTAAAGAATCTTCCGATTTTAGGATGTCTGAGATTGCTTTTAAATCCGGATTTAATAACACGAGTTATTTTAACAGACAATTCAAAAAAATGGAATTGATGACGCCGCAACAGTTTAAAGCTTCTATTAATAAGGCTTAA
- a CDS encoding sodium:alanine symporter family protein, protein MQKLDQFIADFASFVWGLPLLILLIGGGLYLLILSRFLPFRYLGHAIQVLRGKYDNPEDKGEITHFQALTTALSSTIGMGNIAGVAVAISIGGPGAVFWLWVSAIIGMATKFFTSSLAIMYRGKDSEGNTQGGPMYFIMEGLGKHWKPLAVFFSLCGLIGALPVFNVNQLTQAINDIVLKPNGVAVNFTSNLIIGLILVSITSVVILGGLNRISKVASRLVPSMVLLYFVLILIILFANAEVVPTYFKLIFTDAFTAENYKGDAFLGGLLGGLIILGIRRGAFSNEAGIGTAPLAHGAAKTNEPIREGLVAMLGPAIDTLIVCTLTALAILVTGVWQTTEANGVSLTANAFGAAMPTYGRYLLLLCIVVFSVSSLFSYAYYGGKCLSFLIGEKNKHYYNYFYILSIILGATTSLALMINLIDGVFALMAIPTMTATLILAPRVVKEAKAYFKRMKSS, encoded by the coding sequence TTGCAAAAACTAGATCAATTTATAGCAGATTTTGCCTCATTCGTTTGGGGACTTCCGTTACTCATTTTATTAATTGGAGGAGGTTTGTATCTTCTAATCTTATCTCGATTTTTACCCTTTCGTTATTTAGGTCATGCCATACAAGTACTTCGTGGTAAATATGATAACCCAGAGGATAAAGGAGAAATCACCCATTTTCAAGCCTTAACAACTGCTTTGTCTTCTACCATTGGTATGGGAAATATTGCAGGAGTAGCAGTCGCAATTTCTATTGGCGGGCCAGGAGCTGTATTTTGGTTATGGGTTAGCGCAATTATTGGTATGGCTACAAAATTCTTTACTTCTAGTTTGGCAATTATGTATCGTGGGAAAGACAGCGAAGGTAATACGCAAGGCGGACCCATGTATTTTATTATGGAAGGTTTAGGGAAACATTGGAAGCCTTTAGCGGTGTTTTTTAGTCTTTGCGGATTAATAGGCGCGTTGCCTGTTTTTAATGTAAACCAGTTAACACAGGCAATTAATGATATTGTTTTAAAACCCAATGGTGTAGCTGTGAATTTCACTTCTAATTTAATTATTGGTCTTATTTTAGTTAGTATTACTTCGGTGGTTATTTTAGGTGGATTAAATCGAATTAGTAAAGTGGCCTCTAGGTTAGTGCCAAGTATGGTATTGCTTTATTTTGTGCTAATTCTTATTATTTTGTTCGCTAATGCGGAAGTGGTTCCAACGTATTTCAAACTTATATTTACCGATGCTTTTACAGCAGAAAATTATAAAGGTGATGCCTTTTTAGGCGGACTTCTAGGAGGATTAATCATTTTAGGAATTCGTCGTGGTGCATTTTCTAATGAAGCAGGAATTGGTACAGCACCTTTAGCACACGGAGCAGCAAAAACAAACGAGCCAATTCGGGAAGGTTTAGTCGCGATGTTAGGTCCTGCAATTGATACCTTGATCGTTTGTACGCTTACTGCTTTGGCAATTTTAGTAACAGGAGTTTGGCAAACTACCGAAGCGAATGGCGTGAGTTTAACAGCAAATGCTTTTGGAGCGGCAATGCCAACCTATGGTAGATATTTACTGCTGCTTTGTATTGTGGTTTTTAGTGTGTCTTCCTTGTTTTCATATGCCTATTATGGTGGAAAATGTTTGTCGTTTTTAATCGGAGAAAAGAATAAGCATTACTACAACTATTTTTATATTCTAAGTATTATTCTTGGAGCAACCACATCGTTAGCATTAATGATTAATTTAATAGATGGTGTTTTTGCATTGATGGCAATACCAACTATGACAGCCACTTTAATTTTAGCACCAAGAGTAGTAAAAGAAGCGAAAGCGTATTTTAAAAGAATGAAATCTAGTTAA
- a CDS encoding nuclear transport factor 2 family protein, with amino-acid sequence MKSLKLLFFLCITVSLHAQDHSEEKHFRHLRYNHVSPYIVLAGIHPISKETAKSTSHYTFIYDNENRLIEIINSHYHTEKKHPLASIGVYKMRITYEDNKETRTFFDPNNKPITNDREVFKEVYTYDTKGNKIKLAFYDLDNNPIVSNWEIATYKWTKTKDGIIEKRFNLKDEEVNVSPYFEFGTTLIKMDKNGTPKGHYNLNDKLEITENIVGVASYQDTFDAMQNHVKYSYHDSKNNLTMNQWQFSIGEKIYDSIGNNIQLNYYDTAGKFIRDRYVYSNAEIALSKATTVKDSTEIKEKALGYLIGLQQLKPELMNEVLNDSLNKVTIGWDRSTKKEYSKRTTKEQMIVFANSWNKSNTQFPVPPNNKVIILDIYNRIANVKLVSDNWVEYLHLMKLDGNWQIVNLIWQYKDVDRYPKE; translated from the coding sequence ATGAAATCATTAAAATTACTATTCTTTTTATGTATTACAGTTTCTTTACATGCTCAAGATCATTCGGAAGAAAAACATTTCAGACATTTAAGATACAATCATGTATCGCCATATATTGTACTTGCAGGAATTCATCCTATTTCAAAAGAAACAGCAAAATCTACATCTCATTACACCTTTATTTATGATAATGAGAATAGGTTAATCGAAATTATTAATTCGCATTATCACACTGAAAAAAAGCATCCTTTAGCTTCTATTGGAGTTTATAAAATGCGTATTACTTATGAAGACAATAAAGAAACAAGGACTTTTTTTGATCCAAACAATAAACCTATTACTAACGACCGAGAAGTGTTTAAAGAAGTATATACCTATGACACTAAAGGAAACAAAATAAAGCTTGCATTTTATGATTTAGACAATAATCCTATAGTATCGAATTGGGAAATAGCTACATATAAATGGACAAAAACAAAAGATGGCATTATTGAAAAACGCTTTAACCTAAAAGATGAAGAAGTTAATGTTTCTCCATATTTTGAATTTGGAACAACATTGATAAAAATGGATAAAAACGGCACTCCAAAAGGACATTATAATTTAAATGACAAACTAGAAATCACAGAAAACATTGTTGGTGTTGCCTCTTATCAAGATACATTTGATGCTATGCAAAATCATGTTAAATATAGCTATCATGATAGTAAAAACAATTTAACAATGAACCAATGGCAATTTTCTATTGGTGAAAAAATATACGATAGTATTGGTAATAATATTCAGCTTAATTATTATGATACCGCTGGAAAATTTATTAGAGATAGGTATGTTTATTCTAACGCTGAAATAGCTTTAAGTAAAGCTACTACTGTAAAAGACTCTACAGAAATCAAAGAAAAAGCACTGGGTTATTTAATTGGTTTACAACAATTAAAACCAGAACTAATGAATGAGGTATTGAATGACAGCTTAAACAAAGTAACCATTGGTTGGGATAGAAGCACAAAAAAAGAATACTCCAAAAGAACCACAAAAGAGCAAATGATTGTCTTTGCAAATTCTTGGAATAAATCGAATACCCAATTCCCTGTTCCACCAAATAACAAAGTGATCATTCTGGATATTTACAATCGTATTGCAAATGTGAAACTAGTATCTGATAATTGGGTAGAATATTTACATCTAATGAAACTAGATGGAAACTGGCAAATTGTGAATTTGATCTGGCAATATAAAGATGTAGATCGTTATCCTAAAGAGTAA
- a CDS encoding phosphoribosylaminoimidazolesuccinocarboxamide synthase, with the protein MSNTITDTNFNFPNQKSLYKGKVRAVYNINDQELVMIATDRLSAFDVVMPKGIPYKGQILNQIATSMMKATEDVVPNWLTATPDPNVAVGHLCEPFKVEMVIRGYMSGHAAREYKAGKRMLCGVAMPEGMKENDKFPAPIITPATKAEMGDHDEDISREDILAKGIVSQEDYIVLEDYTRKLFQRGTEIAASRGLILVDTKYEFGKTKDGKIVLIDEIHTPDSSRYFYADGYQERQDKGEAQKQLSKEFVRQWLIANDFQGLEGQTVPVMSDEYIETVSERYIELYEKIMGEPFVKADVSNIQERIEKNVLAYLAK; encoded by the coding sequence ATGAGTAATACAATTACAGATACCAACTTTAATTTTCCAAACCAGAAAAGTCTTTACAAAGGAAAAGTAAGAGCTGTTTATAACATTAATGACCAAGAATTAGTCATGATAGCAACAGACAGACTCTCTGCTTTCGATGTGGTGATGCCAAAAGGAATTCCGTACAAAGGGCAAATACTAAACCAGATAGCAACCAGCATGATGAAAGCTACCGAAGATGTGGTGCCAAATTGGTTAACCGCAACGCCAGATCCTAATGTGGCTGTCGGACATTTATGTGAGCCTTTTAAAGTAGAAATGGTAATTCGTGGGTATATGTCTGGTCACGCAGCAAGAGAATATAAAGCAGGAAAACGTATGCTTTGTGGTGTTGCTATGCCAGAAGGAATGAAAGAAAACGATAAGTTTCCTGCGCCAATTATTACACCTGCAACGAAAGCAGAAATGGGAGATCATGACGAAGATATTTCTCGTGAAGATATTCTTGCAAAAGGAATTGTTTCTCAAGAAGATTATATTGTTTTAGAAGATTACACCAGAAAATTATTTCAACGAGGAACAGAAATAGCTGCTTCTCGCGGATTGATTTTAGTGGATACTAAATATGAATTCGGAAAAACTAAAGACGGCAAAATCGTTTTAATTGATGAAATTCATACACCAGATTCTTCGCGTTATTTTTATGCGGATGGTTATCAAGAGCGTCAAGATAAAGGTGAAGCGCAAAAACAACTTTCTAAAGAGTTTGTACGTCAGTGGTTAATTGCAAACGATTTTCAAGGTTTAGAAGGGCAAACTGTTCCTGTAATGAGCGATGAATATATAGAAACCGTTTCCGAAAGATATATCGAGCTTTATGAAAAAATCATGGGAGAGCCATTTGTAAAAGCAGATGTTTCTAATATTCAAGAACGCATTGAGAAAAATGTTTTAGCGTATTTGGCAAAATAG
- a CDS encoding PhoH family protein, with protein MNELIIELEEITPKEFFGSGNENIKLLKKHFPKLKIVARGNEIKAYGEEELLDEFNRRINMLIKHFAKYNKLDENVIERVLTSNTSDDYATTAKSGEAIVHGVNGKIIKAQTANQRKLVELMRKNDMVFAIGPAGTGKTYTGVALAVKALKNKEVRRIILTRPAVEAGENLGFLPGDLKEKLDPYMQPLYDALRDMIAPEKLAHYIENGTIQIAPLAFMRGRTLDNAFVILDEGQNTTHAQMKMFLTRMGKNAKFLLTGDPGQIDLPRRTVSGLKEALLVLKDIEGIGMVFLDDKDVVRHKLVKKVIAAYRNIENLDG; from the coding sequence TTGAACGAATTAATAATTGAACTTGAAGAAATTACTCCAAAAGAATTTTTTGGATCTGGAAATGAAAATATTAAACTATTAAAAAAACACTTTCCAAAATTAAAAATTGTCGCTAGAGGCAATGAAATTAAGGCTTACGGAGAAGAAGAGCTTTTGGACGAGTTCAATAGGCGAATCAACATGTTGATAAAACATTTCGCCAAGTATAACAAGCTAGATGAGAACGTTATTGAACGTGTTTTAACCAGCAATACTAGTGATGATTATGCTACAACCGCAAAAAGTGGAGAAGCTATAGTGCATGGTGTAAACGGAAAAATTATTAAAGCCCAAACCGCAAACCAACGTAAATTGGTAGAGCTTATGCGTAAAAACGATATGGTTTTTGCCATCGGTCCAGCAGGAACAGGAAAAACATATACAGGTGTTGCGTTAGCAGTAAAAGCATTGAAGAATAAAGAGGTGCGACGTATTATTTTAACACGTCCTGCAGTAGAAGCTGGTGAAAATTTAGGATTTCTTCCGGGAGATTTAAAAGAAAAATTAGATCCGTACATGCAACCTTTATATGATGCATTACGCGATATGATTGCTCCAGAAAAGTTGGCGCATTATATAGAAAACGGAACCATTCAAATTGCACCTTTGGCGTTTATGCGCGGACGAACTTTAGATAACGCATTTGTTATTTTAGATGAAGGCCAAAACACCACACACGCACAAATGAAAATGTTTTTAACCCGTATGGGGAAAAATGCAAAGTTCCTTTTAACTGGTGATCCCGGACAAATAGATTTACCGCGTCGTACGGTTTCAGGACTAAAAGAAGCGCTATTGGTTTTAAAAGATATTGAAGGTATTGGCATGGTTTTCTTAGATGATAAAGACGTTGTTCGTCATAAATTAGTGAAAAAAGTCATCGCAGCATATCGAAATATTGAAAATCTAGACGGTTAA